DNA sequence from the Callospermophilus lateralis isolate mCalLat2 chromosome 2, mCalLat2.hap1, whole genome shotgun sequence genome:
AACAAAGAAGTTCACAGCCCCTAAAAGTGTCTCCCCATTCTTGCACAGCAGCTTCTGAGTCTCTGCATTGTATCCAAATTCCTCCTGAGGGCAGAAGGGAGGGACAGAACTTCAGTAACAGTCCCTACTAGACTGAAACTATAAACCCCTTTTCCCCTCCTTCCCGCAGAGGAAACAACCATCAAAATTGTTAGCAATCAAGAACTGCCTCTAGTAAGGCTCTCTTAGCTACAAAATTAGTAAGGCAACCCTTGGGATGCCTGGAGTAGAAATGTGGGGTGTGGGGTGTGGGGGTTCTCAGATACATTCACAAGACTGAAACAGGGAGAGCCAGTGCAGCAGGCAGGGGAGGGGCTGTGATTAGGTCAAATACTAAATGTATTCCTGACAACGTAAAAGGTTATTTGTGAGACACCTAGTGTGCCCCCTCCCTTGTCACCACTCCCTCCAACTTCTGGACCTCTGTACAAACCCTTAGGCTGCCTCCACAGGTGAGTGCTGCTGGGGGCAGGGCTGGGACCACCCTGGAGGGGTTCTCCCTGTGGGCtgtaggagggagggagggaggctgagAAGTGACTGCCTGGAAGGGCCCGGGCCTTTTTCCCCTCCCCGACAACCTCCTCCCTCTGGCTGAGGCACCTGAAGCTCTGGGGACTTCTGGCTGAGGTCAGCAAAGGCGTCACCTAGTGCATGCTGAGTCTGCAGCAGACTGTAGAGGTGGGCTGTCAGTGCCCGACCCAATTGCAGGACACTTTCATACTTGCGCTTCGTCTCACGCAGCAACTCAATCTGCAGCTCTAGCTCCAGGTCCACAGTCCGGGAGCCCCGGCCAAATCGCTCTGATAACAGCTGTTTTGTGCACTGATTGGAAAATGGGGAGATGGGGTAATGGGTCAGAGACCATAGATCCTGCCCCCCAATAGGTACCTACTCCAGCACCTCCCATCTCTTAGTCTCAGCCATAGATGGGATATTAGGACCTGGGGGAAAGGAAAAAAGGTACCCGGGGGAGAAGGGCAAGGTGCTTCATTCCCACCTTATATGTGTTGATGCCCCATTTCTTGACAATGTCAAACTTCTCTCCAGCGATGCCCCGAGCCACCTCATCTCCAGGGCCAGCAGGCGTGGTACTGTGAGATGGATGGCGGCCAGACCCTAAAGGACCAAGTTCTCTGACACCAGCCTCTCTCAGATATAAGCAGACTCTTCTGTGGCCCACTTATACTTCCCTCCCACCATAAGAAAATGACTTTCCTGAAGGGAGACAATTGGAGTCTCTTGAtaactaggagaaagaaactttgtGCTCTAAAATCAAATCCCAATATATACTTGGCCTCTTTGAGGTGGGGTTGGGGGTAGTGGTACACAGGGGCAGAGGAAATAAAATATGCTGAATTTGGGGATGGAGTGGGGTCAAGGATGGTGGGTCCCAATAACAGGAAACCTGTGAGAATCAGGGTTGTCTTTTCCTTTAAACTTTAAATTCCAAAGTAAAACTCTTGAGAAGTCTCACAAAGTTTTGATTCAGTCTCAAGCTCCAGAGGGGAATTCCTGGGAAGTAGAGGTATTAACTTGGCTCAAGTGGTCGTCATGGTGGTGGTAAAAGGAAAAATGAGCCATCTTAGGGACTAAATGGCAAGTGGGAAGCAGATGGTTAACCACAGAAGCTGGCCTTGGGCTGAGGAGAGTTCATGGGGTTTATATAAGCAGAAATTCCCCAAATCTCAAAACATGATTCAAACTTTACTAAATTAATCCTATGCTCCTCCAAACCATTCCAGTTTCCCCTCTCCACTGAAGTTTCCTATCTCTAATCATTCATACCTGTGGGGATGAGTCCATCACCAGAGCCCCCATAGCCACCAGACACAATGCTAGTTTCATTGAGGTTGGGTCCTGACACCATCACCTGCTGGAGGTCCTATAGGCCAGAGAAGAGGTGGGCTTCAGGAACATAGGGGCAGCTGAAACATTTTGGGGGTGGGAACAAGCTTAGACTGAAGCATCAGAGAGAGTACACAAGGATATTCTGCACAGAATCAGAATGAAGATTTGTAAAAAGAATGGAGTAAGATAAATTAGGGGAAAGCTACAGGATGGGAGTGAGAACTCAGAATTTATAAATTGGGACCCCTAAATTGAAACAATTGGAATAATCAAACAGAAGCACCTGCTCCAGCCCGTCATCTTCAGGAAGCTGCCCAGCTTCACCATTCCCATGGATGGGGATCTCCATTGTGGCTGCCTTCCCTAGGATCCCGTCCGTCATGGCTAGGGAAGGGACTGGAGTTTCCACCCCAGCACCCTGCAAAGCCCAACACAGACAATTGTGGAAACTGGCCAGCACTTCAGAAGACAGAGCCTCCCTTGCCATTTCTGAGGTTTCAGAAGTTGTCCCAGGAATTGAATGTTCCTGGGGTTGAGTTACCACTTCTTTTGTCAGGGACATGTACTTTTCCCCTCCAAAGTTTATGAACTTTACACATGCATGCCCAAGCCTCAGGTGTCTTCTCACAACATTCAACCTCACTTTTAGTAATCATTCATGCATTCGCTCATTCAACAGACGTGTACTGAGAGACCAGGACGTGTCAGGTACTGAAGCAATGGGAAATATAGCAGTGAACAAGAGAAAGTTTGTGCTCTCTTGGAACTTATCCCCACGCAGGTGTGTTTACTCCCATCAGGAGACAACCCCTTTCTGGGCCTCGTGTGCTCATCCCCATTCTGGTATGTTCTCCAATGCGTGGCCCTTCACATCTCTTGGTGTTCTCCCCCTCCTCCATCTCATGCACCTCCTCTTCCTCGGGCCCTCCCCCTAAGGCCTTAATTGATTCAGTTGATGTATGTTCCTGGTGTCTGCTAAAAGCCTCTCTTTCCCAAGACacaggcaatccctttcaaagtcAGTTATGTCTTCCAGGTGTGCGAGTCCCTGCTTCCCCCCCACCCCATACACCTGGGCATCAGGTGTGTCCTCATCATTGCCCAGGGCTTATGAGCATCTTGCCTTCAGGACAGGTTTGTGCGTTCAATTTCCCTTCTCCAAAGTATGTCCCTCTCACCTGGGCCGGGACGCTTTTCCCCTCAGGGCGCCAGGCCCGGGTCGTGCGGGGACCTCAGGTTCCAGTTCCCGTCGCGATTCTAGCAGCAGGTCAGGGACTCGAAGGAAGTGACGTCCTCTCTGGGCAGAAGAAGCCGGCCACGTCGCAGATTATAAGGGCGGAGATGACGTTGCAGCCGTAGGCAGGGCGAACCTGGGGCCAAGTCCTCGGTGAAAGGCGAGAGATTACTTCCGGGGCGGAACCGGGACGCTGTAGCGGAAGTGGTGTAGCTAACTCCGGAGGCGTGatggagcagcagcagcagcagcagcagcaactgaGGAACGTGAGTGAGACTTAAGTTGCTTCGGGGCCGGACGTTCATTCATTTCCCTGTCTGCATCTCAAGAACCCCAAAGAGCCAGGGATTTGAGGGCTTGAAATAGCCGGCCGTGGTACGCGGTCCTGGGAAACCTCGGCGGCGGGGCTTTGAGTTGCAGTGGAGGCCCTTCTCGCTGACTTCTTGGCCCCCTTTTCTCCCAGTTGCGAGACTTCCTGTTGGTTTACAATCGGATGACAGAACTCTGCTTTCAGCGCTGTGTGCCCAGCCTGCACCACCGAGCTCTGGACGCTGAGGAGGTGGGGAACTGTAGGGAGGTTTCCCTCGAGTCTCACAGTTAACCATGGAGTGCTCGCCACACCTCTCCCCATTACCCTTCCTCTGACCCTGGCTTTTCCGTGACCTCACCCCGAGATTGGAgatggggaaggaggaggagggcttGATGGGACACCTCTGGCTTCTATTTGCATCTTGTCTTTCCAGGAGGCTTGCCTGCATAGCTGCGCTGGGAAGCTGATCCATTCCAACCACCGCCTCATGGCTGCTTACGTGCAGCTCATGCCTGCTCTGGTACAGCGCCGCATCGCAGACTACGAGGCTTCCTCAGCTGTGCCGGGTGTTACTGCAGAACAGCCCACAGTCTCGTCATCCGGCAGCTAGCCATCCCCAACCCCAGGAGAGAAGGTGTTGGGTGGATCCTCAGATTGAAGGACTCAATAGACTTTGGGCTTGATGAAGCTTGTACAGAGAGATTGAGGGGGTTATCTGAAAGTTGGgtactgttttttgtttgtgtgtttgtttttccttCTGGAGCCAATAAACCTGTTCTTTATTCTGTTTGGTTTATATTCTGGGCAGGGAACCTTAGTCCACGAAGGTTCCATCTGTATTAGTACCATCTTTGTTCATTTAGTGCATATCTGCTGGCTTTAGCCCTGGCAGCTGAGAAATTGCCTTCTATATGTAGGAGGAAAATATCCGCATTCTCAGGCATTTGGGTAAAATAGGGTATGTGGACACAATTTTAAGGTTAGTAAAGCAATAGAAAGTTGGTTCCTACTCATATGAGCgctctttttttttgtctatcCTTGAGTCTAACTTAAATGGCTAAGTATATATTGGCTTATAACTTTTTCCTGGACTTTGTTTTATAAAAAAGAattctgttggatttagagaaagACAGTATCTAAGAACAACagtattccaaaaaaaaaaaaaaaaaaaaaagaggcttttAAGTTCTGCTTCCTAGGAAGTCAGTGGCCATAGAACAGAGCTGAAACCTGTAGGAATTTGGGGACATTCTATAATTTCAACCATTTCCCCTGCTTGTTACTTTCATAGTATATCTTCCCAGGATTACTAGTAAAATTTTTTAGGTAAAGAAAGGTCTGAGTTTTTATCTTCAGGGGCATTTGGAAGTGGAAAACTACAGTACAAAATTTAGGAAGAGAAACGGGAGAAATAAATTGTGAAAAAGACAAAGTGAAATCTGTGGGATCTAATTAATGATAACTTAATGTTTCACTGCTTGCTTAAAATATCCTAAATCCAGCTTTCCACTTCTAACTTATATTGTTCTCTCTGTACCTATTCtataacttttaatttcagcctttcCATTATTGTCCTTTTCTTTGTGTATGTACTAATATATTTAGCAGTCTGAGGGTCTTATTACTCCACCCCTGTTTCTTGGCACCCTGAACCTCCTTTTTGTGTCATTCTGTTTTCTATTTCTCCATTCAAACTGCTAGAGAAAAGCAGTTATATAATAAATGCTAATGAACAGTTAAGGTTTCCAACGTCAACAAAGCTGTCACTACTAAAATGCAACCCTTCATGGGATACTGGTCCATTCCTTCCTCTAATCACCATGACAGTTATAATTTCACTGCTCTCTTTAATTGCACACTACTCTCTCAACTATCCCTACAAAGTGATTagtgtttcatttttctttttttttttaaacaggaatTAAAGCTCCTAGACATTGGttttcacaattaaaaaaaaactttgtcaCCTACAAAGCAGATGTTCTTttacatccacagatcagaaagctGAAATTTTGAAGAAGCAGACCCTATATTAAAATGCAGATGTGATTTTTaaatgtccatttttttttttttttttactacattAGGCTGCCTCTCAAAAATCATATCTATTGCATACCTATTTGTACTGGTTCTGAAGTTAGTAGACATGATGTTTAATTCTAACAACAAAACTGCAGAGGTATCTCCATTTAATACAGGAGAAGCAAGAATTCAGAATGTATCAGAAGTTCATCTTATAAACAGTTACTTGAGAAAGAGGCTTTTTTAGCTTTTTGTTTTGCCCTTTTGAGCTATTTTTTTATATAGAAAAGTTAATTAGGAAGGTAAAAGTTGCTGATCAGGAAATTCATTGCCAAGTGATTTCATGTCTACCCAATAAAATTCTGTCCTTGGGAAGCATAAATGAAAGGAAAACAGCTTGTGAAGCTCTCAACTCCCAGTATCAGAATGGAGACAGGATACTGTGTTGCCGGTGGGAGAATTCCACATGAACATTTGTATGTATTGTTATAGTGAACCTCCATTGTGAATTATGTTTCCTTTCCATGTGACATAATTAGTAATTGCTGAAGAAAGACTAGGAAAACAGATCTGTTTCTCCCTGTGTTTTTGAACTGCCAGAGCTTTTATCTGCAATCTCATTTGAACCTAGTTTTTCTCAAGATATAGAAAAACAGGTGTGCCTCAATCTGACCCATCAATCCCTTacttaaattttcagttttttctATCTTGGCTTTTTCCTCTCTGTTTATAAATACATTCAATACTAGGAGAAAAACCTTTTTTTCTGTGACTCCACCTTCCATAGTCAACTGATCTTCCTTGGGTCTTGCCATAAAGTGATAGCCATTGGCAGAGTGAGAACAATGTAATGCTTCAAGCACAATATACAGGAATAAACTTTGACCTATATTTTACATTATCCCAAACGTCAGAGACAGAGTTAGTGTTCCTGTCATTGTCTTCAGAACTTAACTGCCCCCTCCTTGGCAAAAATCTTACTCTTATCTTTGCAGGTGTTCATTCGTACAATACTCTTGTTATTGCTTGTTCTACCACTCATTATCTACTACTCCTGCTATTTTCTTCTAAATTGCTAGTCTTTGATCTTCCTATCCACTCCGTGATACTTTAATGTTTACATAGGCAATCCATTTGGTATTTAGGTCTTTTAATTCCTTGATCCAATTTAATGATTTCCACTCTAAGCCATGCCTCCCTTAGTTGTATCTTGATTACTACATCTTCAGAACACTATTGCATCTTATTCATTGACCATATTCCTTCTACTTTGTTTATTGAAACATTGCCTCTACTCTCATTGTTTGATTTCTCTGTAGCATTTAGGCCATTGCTTTTTTCCATTATTACTTTCCTTTAGATTTCCAGCCAGCTTAAACTCCAGTGGTTTTCTTGCATTTTGGCTGAATTTCTTTGCTTTTCATTTCAGCTCCTATAATCCCACTAGATTTTTCTGCTGCTTCTTACTACCTGCAATGACTATTTCAACCAATATTTTTAGACAGTGCCCCatcattcttttctctttctgctcTTCACCCTATTTCTTCAGAAAATTAGGAGCTGTCTGTTGGTAACTTCCTCAACATTCCACCATTTATTAGCCCATATATATCTGCACCATTCTCTTATTCTTCTGTCTAAACAGAGCAAGAACTCCTTTCAACTAATGTCAGTGCCTATTCTTGTGCTCTGAATGCtggtcttttcttttttgagggtCTCTAACTTCCTCCTttactatattctattttttttggggggggggtggtgctgaggattgaacccagagctttatgcacttgaggcaagcactctaccaactgaattaTATCCCATATTCTTATCAGTGTTTAAATCTGCTGAAACTCCCCTGTTAAACCATCCTACTTCGTTTTCTCTCCACTCACCGTCTTATCTTTCTACTTTAAACCTAAACCTCTCAAAAACAGTTGAATACATTCACTTTTCATCTTAAGGTCACTGTCCATTCCCATTCCTCAACTCAGTTCATTTTGAATTGTACAACTCTTACTCtattgaaatagttcttattAAGGTCACCTTGGTGATGACCTGGATCAGTACTTATTTCCTAGTCCTCAGCTTACTTCTCAGTGGTATTttagtgcctctctctctctctctctctctctctctctctctctctctctctctctctctttctttctttcttttggattgaaagaaaagaaagaagttatCAATTGAAAGATTGATAACTCAGGGGCTATCACTGGACTGcatcatcaccagcccttttttatttttttattttgagagtctcactaatttgttccatctggccttgaacttgccacctTATTGTTTTaggctcctgagtagctgggatttcaggcatgtgttaCCTGGCCTGGCAGTTTAGTGCTGTGCTAGTTCATTATCATTCGTACTTCCATTGGTGCCTGTGTTTCCACTTTGTTGATTTTACTACTACCTCTTTGACCATAGCTTCTTAGCCTCCTTAGAAGGCTCACCATCATTCTAGCATTTAAACCTAAAATTTTCTGTAGATTCTGTTCTTTCtcagtctaattttttttttttttttttaggaatggtTTCATTCCCACTCTGAGCTTTAGTTACTGATGACCCTCAGACCTTCAGGCTACTTGACAACTCTACTTAAGTGTCTAAGAAACATCCCAAATTCAACATGTTTCCTTATAAACTTTCCTTCAATGCCTGGTACTCATCCAGTTTCAGAAGCTAGAAACTTAAGCACATCCTTCTTTCTTATCCCATCACTCACCTGCCAACTCCTCTCAGTTTACATTTGTGAAAATCCCTTGCTTCTGCCTGTTTCTCTCCATCTTCACCATAATCTCCCACTGGGATTGTGGCTGTTGTTGCTTGTCCCCATGCCTGCTTTTGTGCTTCTTCAACCTAttctgtgctcatcaaccagAGCACAAAATGATGCTTAAAAccattcttaaaataaaaactgggaTTCTAGTTATGATGCAGAAGTCCTTGCATGATCCAGCCCCTGCTTGCCACCAGTTTATCAGTGACTATCAAATATTGGATTATCAATCCTACTTGTTGAATTGACTTGAATCACATATTACTTTCTCCCTGTTTATTCTAGTCATACTGGCCTTCAGTTCATCTAGCCTGTCCTGTATTACAGCAACTCAGAGGCTTTGTACTTATTGTTTCCTGGTTTgcaatatttttttccccttgatcTACTTAAGTACTACTCATTCTTGAGAACTTGATTCAAATCCTCTTTATTGAATGAACTCTTCCCAGACTTCAGCTTCCATAATTCTTATGCTTTGGGTGTGTAGCACTTTTAGCAGTTTATATACTTCATGTGGACGGAATCCATGTCTATATTAGTCACATTATATCTTCATCAGAGAGCCTGGCACATAATTTGTGCTCAATAAATTCATTTGAATGAACATTTCTCAATCTTCTTCTAGCTCATTTACTATTAACATAATCAAGAAAAAGACTTTATCAGAAGAGACAGAAGTGGACCTGCAAATTTAACTTAACAGATGTTTTTCATGAAAAAAACTCTTTGAATGGTATCTTTTATTTTTGCACAGTCAAGCCAACACCTGCACAGCTCCATCTAAAGCGATTCACTTGTTCTAGTTTCTACTTGATTTCTATATCCTACAATTCTGCTTAATTATTATTgaatacttttttctttctttccaaccCTATTATCATGCCTTAAACATTCATCAGCTCTTATTACAGATTATAGCagtagtctcctaataactttttgcCTTGAGTCTGGATACCTTTTGACTAGTTAGGATTTATCTCAGTTAAATGTAACAAAGACTCAAATAACAGTGACTGACAAAACTTtctctttcaaatgaaaatgttgtCCAAAGCTGAAATGATGACTTTGCAATCACCTGAGAATAAGGCTACTTAACAGCTTTCTGATGGTTGTGTGTGAGGTATGACCCTTATCTTTGGGACCCAAGATGGAACTTTATCACATAAGCATTCCAAGGAACAGAATGGGGTAGGGAATGGTGGTAAAGAGGCATGTTCCCCTCCTTTTAAAGACATATACTTGGAAGTAGTACATCATAAATTTGTCATGTAGTCATCTCTTGTTTATATGGGAGGCTGGGAAATGTAATCTTTATTCTTATCAGTCATTTGCCCAGCTAAAAACTGGGGATTTTGTTTCTAATGAAGAAGATGATTGCTATCAGTAGATACCTACCAATTAATTTTCAACACTAGCAAAGAGTGATTATTTAGAATGTAAGGTATCATCATACTGATCTACTTAATGACTTTTGTGACATTCATACTCCTTAGCATCACAACTGAGGTTTTCTCTGATCTGTTCGTAGGTGATGTCTCTGGCCTCATCTTCAAccctgtttcctcagtttttgattCTCTAATCCTTGGTTATAAAAGGATCACTTCATTTGTTGCTTATACATCATACTACTTCATGACTGTCTTTTTCTGAATGTGTCTCATAtccatatattcaaatatttcaCGTATTGAATGACTGCATTTACTAGGTTAAACCCTGCAGATAAGTGAATGACATAAATGAAGTGGTTGTTCTCTTGAAACTTAGCATAGATATGTAAAGGTAAGTATAGGAAAAGTAGTCATAACCATGATAAATGTTAAGAAGAAATGTATATTGTAATGGAAACATGATATTACAAACTTGTGTTGTTTGTGGGATGAGGGAGAGCTTTTCTCAGGAGGCAATTTTGAAGCTGAGATCCAAAGGATAAATTAATCAGATAAAAGGGGAAAGGCTGtccttttttcatttctttgttcaGATGTCACCTTTTTGTTAAAATTTGCTCTGATGTTTCTATTTAAAATTGCAATCCACACTTCCCTCAGACATTCCTGACCTCCTTAAACTggtctgtattttttttctattgcatTTATCACTTCTCACAGACTATATAGTTACTcattttgtttgttgtttattaCCTGCCTTCCATACTAGAACATAAACTCTATAAGTCAGGAATAtttgtcattattattttttacactGATATCACCAAACACCTCATAGTGCCTGACCTAATTGATGCTTAGTAAATATATGTTGAGTGAATAGAGGCATAGGCATATAATTTGGTTTTACATAGAAGTACCTCTAGTTCGTgacaggaaggaggaaggaataaTTAAGAGCAAATTTAAGTCGTTTTTT
Encoded proteins:
- the Arfip2 gene encoding arfaptin-2 isoform X1 gives rise to the protein MTDGILGKAATMEIPIHGNGEAGQLPEDDGLEQDLQQVMVSGPNLNETSIVSGGYGGSGDGLIPTGSGRHPSHSTTPAGPGDEVARGIAGEKFDIVKKWGINTYKCTKQLLSERFGRGSRTVDLELELQIELLRETKRKYESVLQLGRALTAHLYSLLQTQHALGDAFADLSQKSPELQEEFGYNAETQKLLCKNGETLLGAVNFFVSSINTLVTKTMEDTLMTVKQYEAARLEYDAYRTDLEELSLGPRDAGTRGRLESAQATFQAHRDKYEKLRGDVAIKLKFLEENKIKVMHKQLLLFHNAVSAYFAGNQKQLEQTLQQFNIKLRPPGAEKPSWLEEQ
- the Timm10b gene encoding mitochondrial import inner membrane translocase subunit Tim10 B isoform X1, with amino-acid sequence MEQQQQQQQQLRNLRDFLLVYNRMTELCFQRCVPSLHHRALDAEEEACLHSCAGKLIHSNHRLMAAYVQLMPALVQRRIADYEASSAVPGVTAEQPTVSSSGS
- the Timm10b gene encoding mitochondrial import inner membrane translocase subunit Tim10 B isoform X2, whose amino-acid sequence is MEQQQQQQQQLRNEACLHSCAGKLIHSNHRLMAAYVQLMPALVQRRIADYEASSAVPGVTAEQPTVSSSGS
- the Arfip2 gene encoding arfaptin-2 isoform X2; the protein is MVSGPNLNETSIVSGGYGGSGDGLIPTGSGRHPSHSTTPAGPGDEVARGIAGEKFDIVKKWGINTYKCTKQLLSERFGRGSRTVDLELELQIELLRETKRKYESVLQLGRALTAHLYSLLQTQHALGDAFADLSQKSPELQEEFGYNAETQKLLCKNGETLLGAVNFFVSSINTLVTKTMEDTLMTVKQYEAARLEYDAYRTDLEELSLGPRDAGTRGRLESAQATFQAHRDKYEKLRGDVAIKLKFLEENKIKVMHKQLLLFHNAVSAYFAGNQKQLEQTLQQFNIKLRPPGAEKPSWLEEQ